A stretch of DNA from Serinibacter arcticus:
CGTCCACCGGCGCGAGGCGCGCGCGGAGGCGGGGGAGTGGCTCGACCGGCTGGGCCTCGCCGACCGCGCCCAGCTGCGCGCCGACCGGCTGTCGGGCGGGCAGTCGCAGCGGGTGGCCATCGCGCGCGCGCTCGCCTCGCGGCCTCGCGCGGTGCTGCTGGACGAGCCGTTCGCGGCGCTGGACATCCGGGTGCGCGACGACGTCCGTCGCCTCGTCCGCGACGCCCTGGTCGAGCTCGGGGTCCCGGCGCTGCTGGTCACGCACGATCCGGCCGAGGTGGACCAGCTCGCGACGCGTGAGGTGCGGCTGGCCTAGGGCTCAGGGTCCCTCGACCTCAGGATCTCTTATGTCGGGGATCGAAGAAAGTTTGCTTTTGCAGAGCGGAACCTCTGGACCTGACGACGCAACCGTGTTTTGCTGGCGACGTTAGTACGCGGCGACGACGGCGGAGACGGCGTCGTCCCGCGCGGCTGATGACTGTCCCCCCAGTGAGATCCCAGGAGCAACGATGCCCTCAGCACGTCCCCCAGCCCTGCGACGGAGCGGCCTGCGCCGCACCGTCGGGCTGTTCGCCCTCAGTGCCCTCGTCGGCACCGCCGCCCTCGCGGGCGGCGCCGTCTCGGCGACGGCGGCCCCGGTCGACCCGGGCGCCCTCCCGCCCCAGGAGCCCGGCGTCACGCTGCGCACCTTCCAGGTGCCGCCCGGCATCAGCCAGCTCTGCACCCTGCGGGGTGGCACCACGCCGAACGTCGACAAGCTCATGCCGGTCGTGGACTTCACGACGGACGACGACTTCGGGCTCGTGGACAACTTCCTCACGCACGTGCGGGCCAACCTGATCGTGCCCGAGGCCGGCAGCTACGGCTTCCGCGTCACGAGCGACGACGGTTCGCGCGTCACGCTCGACGGCCAGCAGATCCTCGACAACGACGGCTTCCAGGACTCGACCTCGGTCGAGACCGCCGTGACGCTGGAGCCGGGCGCGCACGAGCTGTTCGTCGAGCACTTCGAGGGCGGCTACGGACAGCGTCTGCTGCTGCAGTGGAAGCCCCGGGCGCGGCCGACTGGGCCACGATCCCCAGCACCAACCTCAGCACCGACGCCGGTGTGGTCCGCGTGACCGCCCCCGGCACGAAGTACTGCGAGGGCGCCGAGGACACGGCCGGCGACGGCCTGCAGCTCGACTCGGTGAACCCCAACTACACGCTGACCGACCTGCGCCCGGCCGACTTCGAGCCCAAGGTCTCCGGCCTCGCGTTCAACGACGCGGACCAGCTCCTGGTCACGACCACCGGCTCCGTCAGCGCCGGCGGCTGGGTCCCCGACGCCGAGCCGGGCGAGGTCTTCCTCCTCGACAACGTGGTGGGCGAGACGAGCGCCGAGGAGGTCGTGCACACGAAGATCGCCACCGACCTGCTCAACCCCATGGGCATCGACGTCATCGACGACCTCATCTACGTCTCCGAGCGCCACCAGCTCACCGAGCTCAGCGACCCGGACGGCGACGGCTTCTACGACACCCACCGCACCGTGGCCGAGTGGCCCGACGGCGGCAACTTCCACGAGTTCGCGTTCGGCCTGATCCACGACGAGGAGAACTTCTACGTCAACCTGTCGGTCGCGATCGACAACGGCGGCGCGACGACGAACCCGCAGCCCGCCGAGGGCCGCGGCACCACGCTCCGCATCGACCGTGAGACCGGTGAGGTCGAGGTCGTCGCGGGCGGCCTGCGGACCCCGAACGGCATCGCGTTCGGCCCCGAGGGCGAGATCTTCGCGATGGACAACCAGGGCGGCTGGCTCCCGAGCTCCAAGTTGGTGCACGTCGAGGACGGCCGGTTCTTCAACCACTACACGAACCCGGCCGGTCCGTTCGACGACGAGCCCGTCACCCCGCCGGCCCTGTGGATCCCGCAGAACGAGATCGGCAACTCCCCGAGCACGCCGATCCTGCTCGACGAGGGTCCCTTCGCTGGCCAGATGGTCTTCGGCGACGTGACGTACGGCGGCCTCCAGCGTGCCTTCCTCGAGGAGGTCGACGGCGAGTACCAGGGCGCCGTCTTCCGCCACACCGCCGGCCTCGAGGTCGGCGTCAACCGCGTCATCACCGGCCCCGACGGCGCGCTGTACGTCGGCGGCACGGGCGAGGGCGGCAACTGGGGCGAGTCCGGCAAGCTGGTATACGGCCTGCAGAAGCTCAGCCCGGTCAACGAGAGCACGTTCGACATGGCGTCAGTCGCCGTCGTCGAGGGTGGCTTCGAGATCACCTACACCGAGCCGATCTCGCAGGAGACGGCCGACGCGATCGCGACCGCCTACCGCGCGGAGCAGTGGCGCTACGTGCCCACGGCCGCCTACGGCGGTCCGAAGGTCAACGAGCAGATCCTCAACGTCACCTCGGCCACCGTGTCCGAGGACCGCACCACCGTGACGCTGCAGCTCGACGGCCTCGAGCCCGGCAACGTCGTGCACCTGCGCTCCCCGCGTCCGTTCGAGTCGGAGTCGGGCCAGGAGCTGTGGAGCACCGAGGCCTGGTACACGCTGAACTCGCTCCCCGGCTACGAGGCCCCGGCCGACCGCGGCTGGTACGAGGCCGAGTACGGCCAGATCACCGGCAGCGCCGGGATCGACCGCGAGCACAACGGCTACTCGGGTGACGGCTTCGTCGACAGCTTCGACACGGTCGGCGCCGGTGTCACCTTCCCCGTGACGGTCGACGAGGCCGGCACCTACCCGCTCAACCTCCGCTACGCCAACGGTCCGAACCCCTACCAGGGTGACAAGGACGTCTCGCTCTACGTCAACGGCGAGAAGGTCGGGCCGTGGACGCTGCCCGACACCGGCGCCTGGAACAGCTGGGGCACCGACACCACCGAGGTCGCGCTCCGCGCCGGCGTCAACGCCGTGAAGCTGCAGTACGACACGGGCGACGACGGCAACGTCAACCTCGACCTGCTCACCGTCGGCGACGGGCTCGACATCTGCGCCCCCGCCGAGCTCGAGGACGGCTACACCGGTCTGTTCGACGGCACGCTCGCCAGCTTCGAGGACTGGAACATGGCCGGCCCCGGCTCGTTCGGCCGTCAGGCCGACTGCAGCCTCCGCGGCGACGGCGGCATGGGTCTGCTCTGGCACGGCGAGGAGCTCGGCGAGTACAGCCTCAAGCTGGACTGGAAGCTCATCAAGGACGACAACGGCGGC
This window harbors:
- a CDS encoding PA14 domain-containing protein — encoded protein: MPSARPPALRRSGLRRTVGLFALSALVGTAALAGGAVSATAAPVDPGALPPQEPGVTLRTFQVPPGISQLCTLRGGTTPNVDKLMPVVDFTTDDDFGLVDNFLTHVRANLIVPEAGSYGFRVTSDDGSRVTLDGQQILDNDGFQDSTSVETAVTLEPGAHELFVEHFEGGYGQRLLLQWKPRARPTGPRSPAPTSAPTPVWSA